In a single window of the Patescibacteria group bacterium genome:
- the rplI gene encoding 50S ribosomal protein L9: MKVVLLVDVPKLGKKNEIKEVADGYARNFLIPKNLAVIATPEKIKEIEILKKQEDLFKQQQEQKFKELAKTIRDEQLQFQIKADKNGKLFGSLHKDKIIEELKKRGIEIEEKQIILDKPLKEVGDYLIKIKFSPKIETELKIKIMGVN; this comes from the coding sequence ATGAAAGTTGTTTTATTGGTTGATGTCCCTAAGTTGGGCAAAAAAAATGAAATTAAGGAAGTAGCTGATGGTTACGCGCGAAATTTTTTGATACCAAAAAATTTAGCCGTAATTGCCACGCCAGAAAAAATTAAAGAAATAGAAATTTTAAAAAAACAGGAGGATTTATTTAAACAACAACAGGAACAGAAATTTAAAGAATTAGCAAAAACAATAAGAGATGAGCAATTACAATTTCAAATAAAAGCGGATAAAAACGGCAAACTGTTTGGCTCTTTACATAAAGATAAAATTATTGAAGAATTAAAAAAACGGGGAATTGAAATAGAAGAAAAACAAATTATTCTAGATAAACCCTTAAAAGAAGTGGGGGATTATTTAATAAAAATAAAATTCAGTCCCAAAATCGAGACTGAATTAAAAATTAAAATAATGGGAGTAAACTAA
- the rpmA gene encoding 50S ribosomal protein L27 has translation MAHTKSGGSTRLGRDSEAKRLGVKLFDGQKAKKGAIIVRQRGETIKAGKNVAVGKDYTLYALKDGVVKFSEKQKSNFDGSKKRIKIVSVI, from the coding sequence ATGGCCCATACAAAATCCGGTGGCTCAACAAGATTAGGAAGAGATTCCGAGGCAAAACGCTTAGGGGTTAAATTATTTGATGGTCAAAAAGCAAAAAAAGGTGCTATTATTGTTCGTCAAAGAGGAGAAACTATTAAAGCAGGTAAAAACGTTGCCGTTGGCAAAGATTACACTCTTTATGCATTAAAAGATGGAGTTGTTAAATTTTCTGAGAAGCAAAAAAGCAATTTTGATGGCTCAAAAAAACGCATCAAAATTGTTTCAGTTATTTAG
- a CDS encoding amidohydrolase family protein, with translation MTILIKNGTIINGSGKEPFKGDILIKDKKIIDISFNKSINKKAEKIIDASNLIITPGFIDINNESDHWLTLLTQKELESLIAQGITSIIVGNNGSSLAPVFKNSLKSIRKWSSLNVNLNWTSVEEFLKTLEKQKISLNIGTLVGHATIKRGILEEEFRDLIDSEIKQMLYLIEKSLDEGALGVSMGLRFNHSRLTSFSEIFSISEIVRKHDAILNIQPRWEKHDILSFINEIHNLVKTITNAEQLKILISYLRPYKENIDELKLSLGLLEKIRGQYCPNIHLDVNPYTLVSNQMYLYLPEWLLFGNFEMMVRVLSEKNNYQRILSELKEKNYDYGKMIISSAQNNIFYFNGKSIKFLAKERGVTPEEMFLEIFKISNGRAMILYDEILWPELLGLMELPYTIITSQNAGLNFSNFSFLPHIASINTFPRFIGLVKSGVINISLSEAIKKITFEPALKIGIKNRGLITKDYFADLVIIDLKEIDYAVDYKNPTQKPRGIKTVLINGQIVFENDQFTNNTAGQILTR, from the coding sequence ATGACCATTTTAATTAAAAATGGCACCATAATAAATGGAAGCGGCAAAGAACCTTTTAAGGGGGATATTTTAATAAAAGACAAAAAAATAATTGATATTTCGTTTAATAAATCAATTAACAAAAAGGCTGAAAAAATCATTGATGCGTCTAATTTAATTATTACACCTGGTTTTATTGATATAAACAATGAATCCGATCACTGGTTAACGCTTTTAACTCAGAAGGAATTAGAAAGTTTAATCGCTCAAGGAATTACAAGTATTATTGTTGGTAATAACGGTTCATCTTTGGCGCCGGTTTTTAAAAACAGCTTAAAAAGTATCAGAAAATGGTCTAGTTTAAATGTTAATTTAAATTGGACATCAGTAGAAGAATTTTTGAAAACTTTAGAAAAACAAAAAATTAGTTTGAATATTGGCACTCTCGTTGGTCACGCAACTATCAAACGAGGGATTTTAGAAGAGGAATTTAGGGATTTAATTGATTCCGAAATTAAACAAATGCTTTATTTAATTGAAAAAAGTTTAGATGAAGGTGCGCTGGGTGTTTCAATGGGATTGCGTTTCAATCATTCTCGTTTGACTTCTTTTTCTGAAATTTTTTCAATTAGTGAAATAGTTAGAAAACATGATGCCATTCTTAATATCCAACCGCGATGGGAAAAACATGATATTTTATCTTTTATTAATGAAATTCATAATTTAGTAAAAACAATCACAAATGCGGAACAATTAAAAATTTTAATTTCATACCTCCGCCCATATAAAGAAAATATAGATGAATTAAAATTATCTTTGGGATTATTAGAAAAAATACGCGGTCAATACTGTCCAAATATTCATTTGGATGTTAACCCCTACACACTTGTCTCTAATCAAATGTATCTTTATTTGCCTGAGTGGCTTTTGTTTGGCAATTTTGAAATGATGGTTAGGGTATTATCTGAAAAAAATAATTATCAAAGAATTTTATCAGAATTAAAAGAGAAAAATTATGATTATGGCAAAATGATAATATCTTCTGCTCAGAATAATATTTTTTACTTTAATGGAAAAAGTATTAAATTTTTAGCCAAAGAAAGAGGGGTAACACCAGAAGAAATGTTTTTGGAAATTTTTAAAATTAGCAATGGAAGAGCGATGATTCTTTATGATGAAATTCTTTGGCCAGAACTTTTAGGATTAATGGAATTACCTTATACAATCATCACATCTCAAAATGCCGGTTTAAATTTTTCAAATTTTTCCTTCTTGCCGCATATTGCGTCCATTAATACTTTTCCAAGATTTATTGGTTTAGTAAAAAGTGGTGTTATTAATATAAGTCTAAGCGAAGCCATCAAAAAAATTACTTTCGAACCAGCTTTGAAAATCGGCATAAAAAATAGGGGATTAATAACTAAAGATTATTTTGCGGATTTGGTTATAATAGATTTAAAAGAAATTGATTATGCGGTTGATTATAAAAACCCCACCCAAAAACCAAGGGGGATTAAAACGGTGTTAATAAATGGTCAGATAGTTTTTGAAAATGATCAATTTACAAATAATACGGCGGGTCAAATTTTAACTCGATAA
- a CDS encoding PD-(D/E)XK nuclease family protein gives MRTSYSNLEIFENCPKRYEFQVIEKIKTPQSKEQFLGTILHKCLAFLYKRAPLFPHLDELLDYFKTQWKEAEKFKWRDNYEKEAYFKEGLRVLENFYKKNIPSFAIPMDLESYFETEIEDEANNTIHILTGRIDRIDKKEDETFEIIDYKTNKKMPAEANLKNNLQLAVYILGFLKKWPNLTSIDKINLTLYYLKHGEKLTGKKNEEDILLTKKRVLKNIHEIEKNYFPPIPSKLCHSCPYRKICPMWSHLYQKEKTPEETEIKKLITEYFKLKEEVDNNKAKLEEIKKQINHYAQEKNLERIFGDEGFFSYQIQQIKEYDNEQLKNLLIKTGLWTEVSMLDKKKLEKLLKKIDSSLLQQIEQLQKIKNRKILKAIKKDIEIIKSTLNEEE, from the coding sequence ATGCGTACTTCCTATTCTAATTTAGAAATATTTGAAAATTGTCCAAAACGTTATGAATTTCAAGTAATTGAAAAAATTAAAACCCCTCAAAGCAAGGAGCAATTTTTAGGTACCATTTTACATAAATGCCTAGCTTTTCTTTACAAAAGGGCCCCTCTATTTCCCCACCTCGATGAATTGCTTGATTATTTTAAAACGCAATGGAAGGAGGCAGAAAAATTTAAATGGCGTGATAACTATGAAAAAGAGGCCTACTTTAAAGAAGGTTTAAGAGTTTTAGAAAATTTTTACAAAAAAAATATCCCCTCTTTTGCTATTCCAATGGACTTGGAAAGTTATTTTGAAACCGAAATTGAAGATGAAGCAAATAATACCATCCACATTTTAACGGGTCGTATTGATCGCATCGATAAAAAAGAAGATGAAACATTTGAGATTATTGATTATAAAACAAATAAAAAAATGCCAGCCGAAGCAAATTTAAAAAATAATTTACAGCTAGCAGTTTATATTTTGGGTTTTTTAAAAAAATGGCCAAATTTAACCTCAATCGACAAAATTAACCTCACCCTCTATTATTTAAAACACGGCGAAAAACTTACAGGCAAAAAAAATGAAGAAGATATTTTACTAACCAAAAAGCGCGTTCTCAAAAATATTCATGAAATTGAAAAAAACTACTTCCCCCCTATTCCTTCTAAATTATGTCATTCCTGTCCCTATCGAAAGATTTGTCCGATGTGGTCACATTTATATCAAAAAGAAAAGACACCCGAAGAGACAGAAATAAAAAAATTAATTACTGAATATTTTAAATTAAAAGAAGAGGTTGATAATAATAAAGCTAAGTTAGAAGAAATTAAAAAACAGATTAATCATTATGCTCAAGAAAAAAATTTAGAAAGAATTTTCGGCGATGAAGGCTTCTTTTCTTATCAAATACAACAAATTAAAGAATATGATAACGAACAATTAAAAAACCTTTTGATTAAAACAGGTTTATGGACAGAAGTTTCTATGCTAGACAAGAAAAAGTTGGAGAAATTGCTAAAAAAAATAGATTCTTCCCTACTTCAACAAATTGAACAATTACAAAAAATAAAAAATCGCAAAATTTTGAAAGCTATTAAGAAAGACATTGAAATAATAAAAAGCACGCTTAATGAAGAAGAATAA
- the gltX gene encoding glutamate--tRNA ligase, with amino-acid sequence MVPAKQKIIKNPRVRIAPSPTGYFHIGTARTALFNFLFAKKYEGKFILRIEDTDVERSKPEFERDIIEGMKWLGLLWDEGVEIGGEYGPYRQSEKKEIYEKYLKELIDKGAAYYCFCSAEELEVKRQEMMSRGVAPIYDGTCRNLSKKEIEEKLKNKTPFVIRLKIPEKEIIFNDLIRGKVKFDTKLIGDFIIAKNFQNPLYNFSVVVDDYEMKISHVIRGEEHLSNTPKQLAIYEALGWSVPEFAHLPLILNPDRSKMSKRFGDVALKDFRKKGYLPQAILNFLLYLGWHPKEEVGKPINEILDLEEMIEQFDFFRIQKAGAIFNIEKLNWINTEHIKKLSLDELTLQVMPFLKEKFGESLLTNMELIKKVVDLHRQRIKTLNELPEIASYFFVLPDYNADLLYWQNMEKSQLMDNLDYLYNLFSNLEPKLFTKQQLETLIMPEAEKRGRGTILWPLRVALSGLKNSAGPFEIAEILGKTETLRRLNLAREKVKNQN; translated from the coding sequence ATGGTTCCAGCAAAACAAAAGATAATTAAAAATCCTCGTGTTCGTATTGCTCCTTCGCCAACTGGCTATTTTCATATCGGGACTGCCCGCACAGCTTTATTCAATTTTCTTTTTGCCAAAAAATATGAAGGAAAGTTTATTTTAAGAATTGAGGATACCGATGTAGAACGTTCGAAACCAGAATTTGAAAGGGATATTATCGAAGGCATGAAATGGTTAGGATTGTTATGGGATGAAGGGGTTGAAATAGGTGGGGAGTATGGTCCTTATCGCCAAAGTGAAAAAAAAGAAATATATGAGAAATATCTAAAAGAATTAATTGATAAAGGCGCAGCATATTATTGTTTTTGTTCAGCCGAAGAGTTGGAAGTTAAACGCCAAGAAATGATGAGTAGGGGAGTTGCGCCTATCTATGATGGGACCTGCCGTAATTTATCAAAAAAAGAGATTGAAGAGAAACTAAAAAACAAAACCCCTTTTGTTATTCGTTTGAAAATACCCGAAAAAGAAATAATATTTAATGACTTAATTCGTGGCAAAGTTAAATTTGATACAAAATTAATAGGGGACTTTATTATTGCCAAAAACTTTCAAAACCCTCTTTATAATTTCAGCGTAGTAGTTGATGATTATGAAATGAAAATTTCTCATGTTATTCGAGGCGAAGAACATTTATCAAATACACCAAAACAACTGGCTATTTATGAAGCCCTGGGTTGGTCAGTCCCGGAATTTGCCCATCTCCCCCTCATTTTAAATCCCGACAGAAGCAAAATGTCCAAAAGATTTGGCGATGTTGCCTTAAAAGATTTTCGTAAAAAAGGATATCTACCCCAGGCTATTCTTAACTTTTTACTTTATCTAGGTTGGCACCCTAAAGAAGAAGTTGGAAAGCCAATCAATGAAATTCTTGATTTAGAAGAAATGATAGAACAATTTGATTTTTTCCGCATTCAAAAAGCTGGCGCTATTTTTAATATCGAAAAATTAAATTGGATTAATACCGAACATATTAAAAAACTATCGCTTGATGAACTAACACTTCAAGTTATGCCGTTTTTAAAAGAGAAATTTGGCGAATCTCTTCTAACAAATATGGAATTGATTAAAAAAGTAGTGGATTTACATCGTCAAAGAATAAAAACATTAAATGAATTACCTGAAATTGCATCATATTTTTTTGTTTTGCCTGATTATAATGCCGATTTACTTTATTGGCAAAATATGGAAAAAAGCCAATTAATGGATAATCTTGACTATTTATATAATTTATTTTCTAATTTAGAACCTAAACTTTTTACAAAACAACAATTAGAAACCTTGATTATGCCAGAAGCGGAAAAAAGAGGTAGGGGAACAATTTTATGGCCTTTAAGAGTGGCACTTAGCGGACTCAAAAATTCTGCGGGTCCTTTTGAAATTGCCGAAATTTTAGGAAAAACTGAAACATTAAGACGTTTAAATCTTGCTCGAGAAAAAGTAAAAAATCAAAATTAA
- a CDS encoding S41 family peptidase: protein MLKIIDTIKKFYQQQKEKNKKSLKKAFLAAVISILICGAFIAGLRIGQKNQVLFTPIEGLKNVDLNKPENVDFSLFWDAWHYIQEYFLKQNDLNYQEMVYGAIKGMVDSLGDPYTTFFKPDDAKKFTEDVSGSFSGIGIEIGKRDNFLMVISPLEDTPAWKSGLKAGDKILAINDEPTDSLSVDEAVKKIRGEKGTPVKLKIMRDGFDQPKDFTIIRDIINVPAVKIDFLENNIAHVKLLSFNENISYEFYRAAMQMIMKNSPGIILDLRNNPGGYLEKSVEIAGWFVKRGEVVVREREKDGREQVFKANGNQMFLYMPVAVLVNEGSASASEILAGALRDLRGIKLIGAKTFGKGSVQTLLPLMDNSMIKVTIAEWLTPDGHQINEKGLEPDYEVKVNEGDLQTNAKDSQLEKATEIIKQLINK, encoded by the coding sequence ATGCTAAAAATTATTGATACAATAAAAAAATTCTATCAACAACAAAAAGAAAAAAATAAAAAATCATTAAAAAAAGCCTTCTTGGCCGCCGTCATTAGTATTTTAATTTGTGGTGCTTTTATTGCTGGTTTACGCATTGGTCAAAAAAATCAAGTTTTATTTACGCCCATTGAAGGTTTAAAAAATGTTGATTTAAATAAACCAGAAAATGTTGATTTTTCTTTGTTTTGGGATGCTTGGCATTATATTCAAGAATATTTTCTTAAACAAAATGATTTAAATTACCAGGAAATGGTGTATGGAGCGATTAAAGGAATGGTGGATTCATTGGGCGATCCATATACCACATTTTTTAAACCCGATGATGCTAAAAAATTCACCGAAGATGTCAGTGGTAGCTTCAGTGGTATTGGAATTGAAATTGGAAAGAGAGATAATTTCTTAATGGTTATTTCGCCACTGGAAGATACGCCGGCTTGGAAATCTGGATTAAAAGCAGGGGATAAAATTTTAGCAATTAATGATGAGCCAACGGATAGTTTGAGTGTTGATGAAGCAGTGAAGAAAATTCGTGGTGAAAAAGGAACACCGGTAAAATTAAAAATTATGCGCGACGGATTTGATCAGCCAAAAGATTTTACCATTATCAGGGATATTATAAATGTACCAGCCGTAAAAATCGATTTTTTGGAAAATAATATTGCTCATGTGAAATTATTAAGTTTTAATGAAAACATTTCTTATGAATTTTATCGAGCTGCAATGCAAATGATTATGAAAAATTCGCCCGGCATCATTCTAGATTTAAGGAACAACCCCGGTGGTTATTTGGAAAAATCAGTGGAAATAGCTGGGTGGTTTGTGAAAAGGGGAGAGGTTGTGGTTCGCGAAAGAGAAAAAGATGGCAGAGAGCAAGTTTTTAAAGCTAACGGAAACCAGATGTTTCTTTATATGCCTGTTGCGGTGTTAGTAAATGAAGGATCTGCGTCTGCTTCGGAAATTTTAGCTGGCGCATTAAGAGATTTACGAGGTATTAAATTAATAGGAGCAAAAACTTTTGGCAAGGGTTCTGTTCAAACACTTCTGCCTTTGATGGATAATTCAATGATAAAAGTTACCATTGCTGAATGGTTGACGCCCGATGGTCATCAAATTAACGAAAAGGGGTTAGAGCCAGATTATGAGGTAAAAGTTAATGAAGGCGATTTGCAGACAAATGCAAAAGATTCACAATTAGAAAAAGCAACGGAAATTATAAAACAACTTATAAATAAATAA
- a CDS encoding UDP-N-acetylglucosamine--N-acetylmuramyl-(pentapeptide) pyrophosphoryl-undecaprenol N-acetylglucosamine transferase has product MPKEINLRELKLKIALAGGGTGGHTYPLIAVYRQLKKFCESHLIILDAFYIGPNSFNEEVFTKEGIRIVKITSGKWRNYFSPLNFIDVFKLVFGTFQAFFKLWKRMPDIIFSKGGYGALPTVIAGYLLGIPIVIHESDAAPGKSNKIAAIFAKKIALAFETTKRYFLPEKTVVVGNPIRDSILHNNISQEDGKKYFGFLPDKPLVVFLGGSQGSQRINDLVLDCIENLLKNDIQILHQAGPKNYKEIFLESKLILDFLPDPYPKFYQVRDFLNEKDYLYALAGADLIVSRAGSGAVFEIAAAKKPSILIPLPEAAHNHQYLNAIEYARYNATIMLEEKNATPNLLIKHILDILKNNPNQKALMINGAKLFIKKDATEEITKIIFETLQIYFE; this is encoded by the coding sequence ATGCCAAAGGAAATCAATTTGCGAGAATTAAAATTAAAAATTGCTTTAGCTGGCGGCGGAACCGGAGGTCATACCTATCCTTTAATTGCTGTTTATCGCCAATTAAAAAAATTTTGCGAAAGCCATTTAATTATTTTGGATGCTTTTTATATTGGCCCCAATTCTTTTAATGAAGAAGTTTTTACAAAAGAAGGAATAAGGATTGTAAAAATTACCAGTGGCAAATGGCGAAATTATTTTTCACCATTAAATTTTATTGATGTTTTTAAATTAGTGTTTGGAACTTTTCAGGCCTTTTTTAAATTATGGAAACGAATGCCGGATATAATTTTTAGTAAAGGAGGATATGGTGCTCTTCCGACTGTTATTGCTGGTTATTTACTAGGAATTCCCATAGTTATTCATGAATCAGATGCCGCGCCTGGCAAAAGCAATAAAATAGCAGCTATTTTTGCAAAGAAAATAGCTTTGGCGTTTGAAACAACAAAGAGATATTTCTTACCCGAAAAAACCGTTGTGGTTGGCAATCCAATTCGAGATTCAATACTTCATAATAACATTTCTCAGGAAGACGGAAAAAAATATTTTGGTTTTTTGCCAGACAAACCTTTAGTTGTTTTTCTTGGCGGATCACAAGGCAGCCAAAGGATTAACGATTTAGTTTTAGACTGCATTGAAAATTTATTAAAAAATGATATTCAAATTCTTCATCAGGCTGGCCCGAAAAACTATAAAGAGATATTTCTTGAATCAAAATTAATCCTGGATTTTTTACCGGATCCTTATCCTAAATTTTATCAAGTTCGAGATTTTCTTAATGAAAAAGATTACTTATATGCTTTAGCGGGTGCTGATTTAATAGTTTCTCGAGCTGGTAGTGGAGCGGTTTTTGAAATTGCCGCTGCCAAAAAACCTTCAATTCTAATCCCACTACCAGAAGCAGCGCACAATCATCAATATCTTAATGCTATTGAATACGCTCGTTATAACGCAACAATAATGTTAGAAGAAAAAAATGCAACCCCTAATTTATTAATAAAACACATTCTAGATATTCTAAAGAATAATCCGAATCAAAAAGCATTAATGATAAATGGCGCCAAACTTTTTATTAAAAAAGATGCCACCGAAGAAATTACTAAAATCATTTTTGAAACATTACAAATATATTTTGAATAA
- a CDS encoding FtsW/RodA/SpoVE family cell cycle protein: protein MQSRSTITITFIITVVIIVLSGLFILTSASMILGRTNFNDPYYYLKQQVLKGISLGIIGFVLAYKIPYTKYKKFIPLLFVVSIIATILVFTPLGLEFNNARRWLKIGSFSFQPAELLKISFILYLSLWLSNKNQKEKNSISTIIAFVSMIGVIGVILISQPATSSFLILLAASAIIFFISGIKLRNIILLTMIGILLLVLGFIILKKINPNDYRIQRINHYLLMFQSEDDLNDKDLDNKNYQLNQSLMAIGSGGLWGVGFGNAVSKYNNYLPEPIGDSIFAIFAQEFGLIGSFILILFYLTLFLLGLKISLNISDEFAKLASFGIISLIIIQAFVHIGSISGLFVLTGQPLPLISYGGTNLAIILTSLGIVANISKNG, encoded by the coding sequence ATGCAATCACGCTCAACTATTACCATTACGTTTATTATTACTGTTGTCATAATAGTTCTTTCGGGACTGTTTATTCTAACCAGTGCCTCAATGATTTTGGGTCGAACTAATTTTAATGACCCTTATTATTATTTAAAACAGCAGGTTTTAAAAGGGATTTCTTTGGGAATTATTGGTTTTGTTCTCGCATATAAAATCCCTTACACTAAATATAAAAAATTTATTCCCTTGCTTTTTGTTGTTTCTATTATCGCCACCATCTTAGTTTTTACTCCGTTAGGTTTGGAATTCAACAATGCGAGACGTTGGTTAAAAATCGGCTCTTTTTCTTTTCAGCCTGCTGAATTATTAAAAATAAGTTTTATTTTATATTTGAGTTTGTGGCTTTCTAATAAAAATCAGAAAGAGAAAAATTCAATAAGTACAATTATAGCTTTTGTTTCGATGATAGGTGTTATTGGAGTAATATTAATTTCCCAACCAGCAACCAGCTCCTTTTTAATATTATTAGCTGCCAGCGCCATAATATTTTTTATCAGCGGAATTAAATTACGAAATATCATTTTACTAACAATGATCGGAATTTTATTGTTGGTTCTTGGTTTTATAATTCTGAAAAAAATCAATCCCAATGATTATAGAATTCAAAGAATCAATCATTATTTATTAATGTTTCAATCTGAAGATGATTTAAACGATAAGGATTTAGATAATAAAAATTATCAACTAAATCAATCACTTATGGCTATTGGTTCAGGAGGGTTGTGGGGTGTTGGCTTTGGAAATGCGGTAAGTAAATATAATAATTATTTACCAGAACCGATTGGCGATTCAATTTTTGCAATTTTTGCACAAGAATTTGGTTTAATAGGAAGTTTCATTCTTATTTTATTTTATTTAACACTCTTTTTACTTGGTTTAAAGATTAGTTTAAATATCTCGGATGAATTCGCAAAATTAGCTTCGTTTGGAATTATATCTTTAATAATAATCCAAGCGTTTGTCCATATTGGATCCATTTCCGGCCTTTTTGTTTTAACAGGACAACCACTTCCGTTAATAAGTTATGGTGGAACAAATCTAGCGATTATTTTGACATCTTTGGGAATAGTTGCTAATATATCTAAAAATGGGTGA
- the thpR gene encoding RNA 2',3'-cyclic phosphodiesterase, with product METLRLFFAINLPDSLKDKIERKLKEIALPINVKYTPKDNLHLTVLFLGNILMEDVPQILKIGDEIFNQTPPLDLYATHISVAPNNNYARMIWLNFEKNEILENVKQKLERLLSNSGINFQKENREMKPHITLARFEPTHLEFKNVKFPLHFKTNEIFLMESRLQKPHAVYVPLKRFLLK from the coding sequence ATGGAAACTCTGAGATTATTTTTTGCTATTAATTTGCCTGATTCATTAAAAGATAAAATAGAAAGAAAATTAAAAGAAATTGCATTGCCCATTAACGTAAAGTACACCCCTAAAGATAATCTTCATTTAACCGTTTTGTTTTTAGGTAATATTTTAATGGAAGATGTGCCGCAAATTCTAAAAATTGGTGATGAAATTTTTAATCAAACACCTCCTCTTGATTTATATGCTACCCATATTTCTGTTGCGCCAAATAATAATTATGCCAGAATGATTTGGTTAAATTTTGAAAAAAATGAAATATTAGAAAATGTTAAACAAAAACTTGAAAGATTATTAAGTAATTCAGGGATTAATTTTCAAAAAGAAAATAGGGAAATGAAGCCACATATTACTTTAGCACGATTTGAACCAACTCATTTAGAATTCAAAAATGTTAAATTTCCTTTGCATTTTAAAACTAATGAAATATTTCTAATGGAAAGTCGTTTACAAAAACCACACGCTGTTTATGTTCCTTTAAAAAGATTTTTGCTTAAATAA
- a CDS encoding peptidoglycan DD-metalloendopeptidase family protein, whose translation MRTFAKNIFKIFLIFCLVLVLGLNNISAVTYQELQKQIDAKKAEINQLIQQAEIYNAELEKTQATSKTLSNELKRIQNNLNNINYKIKINEVQIEKLTLELEQLEMDIGNTSEEINIKKVILAKTLQNLYEKNKELDPLIIVLKNMKISDALSEINNIQNISINLQITLDELEGLKENLTNKQTDTARKKQELEQTRINLNNQKRIVLALQDEKTTLLNKTKNQEKNYQTLLENIEKQRSEIELEISRLEEALKAQIDPSLLPSARAGLLLWPVSNPVITQGFGVTSASKYFYNIGRYKTPTHNGIDLKASLGTPIYAAEDGEVIAVGNQDLYCYKGAYGKYVVIRHYNNLTTLYAHLSLQTVKKGDIVKRGDIIGYSGSSGFATGPHLHFTVYFSPTFQMTGSASCGPMPIGAPVNPLPYLQ comes from the coding sequence ATGCGTACATTCGCTAAGAATATCTTTAAAATATTTTTAATTTTTTGTCTTGTTTTGGTTTTGGGTTTAAATAATATTTCGGCTGTTACTTATCAAGAACTCCAAAAACAAATCGATGCTAAAAAGGCGGAGATTAATCAGTTAATTCAACAGGCTGAAATTTATAATGCCGAACTTGAAAAAACACAAGCTACTTCTAAAACACTCAGCAACGAACTTAAAAGAATTCAAAATAATTTAAATAATATTAATTACAAAATCAAAATAAACGAAGTTCAAATTGAAAAACTAACGCTTGAACTAGAACAATTAGAAATGGATATCGGCAATACAAGCGAGGAAATCAACATCAAAAAGGTTATTCTTGCAAAAACACTGCAAAATCTCTACGAAAAAAATAAAGAATTGGACCCCCTTATTATTGTTTTAAAAAATATGAAAATTTCTGATGCGCTTTCTGAAATTAACAATATTCAAAATATAAGCATTAATTTGCAAATAACATTAGATGAATTGGAGGGTTTAAAAGAAAATTTAACAAATAAACAGACGGATACAGCTCGCAAAAAACAAGAATTAGAACAAACAAGAATCAATTTGAATAATCAAAAAAGAATAGTTTTGGCTTTGCAAGATGAAAAAACTACCTTATTAAATAAAACTAAAAATCAAGAAAAAAACTATCAAACCCTCTTGGAAAATATTGAAAAACAAAGATCGGAAATTGAGTTAGAAATATCTCGCTTAGAAGAAGCATTAAAAGCCCAGATTGATCCATCATTGCTACCATCAGCACGCGCTGGTTTGCTTTTGTGGCCGGTTAGCAATCCTGTTATTACTCAAGGCTTTGGGGTTACAAGCGCTTCCAAATATTTCTATAATATAGGACGATACAAAACACCCACTCATAATGGAATTGATTTAAAAGCCAGCCTTGGCACGCCAATTTATGCAGCAGAAGATGGGGAAGTAATAGCGGTTGGTAATCAAGATTTATATTGCTACAAAGGAGCATATGGTAAGTATGTGGTTATAAGACATTATAATAATTTGACGACCTTATATGCCCATTTATCGTTGCAAACAGTTAAAAAAGGCGATATAGTTAAAAGAGGAGATATCATAGGATACAGCGGGAGTTCCGGCTTTGCCACCGGCCCACACTTACATTTTACTGTTTATTTTTCTCCAACATTTCAAATGACCGGAAGTGCTTCGTGTGGTCCAATGCCCATTGGCGCTCCGGTTAATCCGCTTCCGTATCTCCAGTAA